A window of the Pseudomonas furukawaii genome harbors these coding sequences:
- a CDS encoding arylesterase, whose product MRAWLLGGCLSLLLLAQEAMAGTVLVVGDSISAALGLESSQGWVSLLEKRLVEKGYDKQVVNASISGDTSAGGLSRLPALLAEHKPELVIIELGGNDGLRGQPPAQLQQNLAGMIDSSRAQGAAVLLLGMRLPPNYGARYTSAFAKVYSDLAEQKQVPLVPFFLEGVGGVPELMQPDGIHPQANAQPRLLENVWPTLEPLL is encoded by the coding sequence ATGCGTGCCTGGTTGTTGGGCGGCTGCCTGTCACTGTTGTTGCTGGCTCAGGAGGCCATGGCGGGGACCGTGCTGGTCGTCGGCGATAGTATCAGCGCCGCTCTCGGGCTGGAATCCAGCCAGGGCTGGGTCTCGTTGCTGGAAAAACGCCTCGTCGAGAAGGGCTACGACAAGCAGGTGGTGAACGCGTCCATCAGCGGCGATACCAGCGCTGGCGGGCTCTCCAGGCTGCCGGCGCTGCTCGCCGAGCACAAGCCGGAACTGGTGATCATCGAACTCGGCGGCAACGATGGGCTGCGGGGGCAGCCCCCCGCCCAATTGCAACAGAATCTTGCCGGCATGATCGACAGTTCGCGGGCCCAGGGGGCCGCCGTGCTGTTGCTTGGCATGCGTCTGCCACCCAACTACGGCGCCCGCTACACCTCGGCGTTCGCCAAGGTCTACAGCGACCTGGCGGAGCAGAAGCAGGTGCCGCTGGTGCCTTTCTTCCTGGAGGGGGTCGGGGGCGTGCCGGAGTTGATGCAGCCGGATGGTATCCATCCCCAGGCCAACGCCCAGCCCAGGCTGCTGGAGAACGTCTGGCCGACGCTGGAACCCCTGCTCTGA